In Choristoneura fumiferana chromosome 4, NRCan_CFum_1, whole genome shotgun sequence, the sequence accggagcagaggtagaCCTAAAAGAAAATGGCGGGATGATTGGAGCGATTTCAGCCGGACTGGCGACGTTTTATCGAAGCTAGacacgagtggaaggagaaagggcaggcctttgtccagcagtggaacaccgtataggatttttttaagttgacaCTGCTGTCACTTCAATTGCTaaagacataaaattaaaaatgacaattgCTGAGGCCATGACCAATACTACCTCGGACGTTACggttttataacgttttaaactttcgtgattctcactcatagtcaaaataccaaatacgggacttatcaagctatttttacacaagtaatatttacctcgacgtttcggcaacgttacagttgccttgggagtctactcgtgaccaaggCAAAAACGTCGAGgcaaatattacttgtgtaaaaaagttacggttttaattaaaacaaaaaagtaaaaaatataattttattcagactagattttttatttattactaagtaTACAGTTTTTGGATCACTCTTTGCATTAATCATTAATATTTATCAAACAATGatgcaaaattttaaataaataaatgctttcTGATTGCATACACTTTTATATTGGTAACACGACAGTAGAATAAATGTAGAAAATGCACTTATTTGATTTACAATACTTGACTAATGACTCCTAAActtaatagaaattaaaatacaaacaaaagttagttcatctttttttatattacataaCATTTTTAACCCACCGTAAACTGATAAAAGTACAAAAATTGTTctagttaaattaaattgttctaTTTATCTACTATAACGCAAACATTCGTAATGAAAATCAACGCCGCCTCTCCATGACAGATTAACAAAATCATttagaattataaatataaacaaacactAAACTCCACATTAATTACATGTTTAAGTAAGAATAAAATTCTTTGGTCTACCctaattttgctcctaattgGGGGCATTTGGAAAGCTTGAATAAATTTGCGCCAGCGCTTTTCTAGTAGtggtttattaaatataaatacaccCATCAAAAGTACctagggatatttttttatccctagacagttttcaacatttcaatataggcatattgatatgaaacacaggattttattttatcctaGTTCAGGTAtgtgtattattttcatttatactGTGTTTGCTTATCCTATTAGATTTGTCAAATATGATGTAAAGTGAATaaaggttttattattattattatatcggGGAGCGCCAAAAAtcgcatacttttcgctagACATACTTACCGTAATTTTAGTTCAAATCATcgtttttcttactttttttcccctgaaaccttacatttttcttaattttttaaatggtcatcttatagaaaactataggttaggttaggtttgttttataacaattgtgaacaattattggattcagagaaaaaagagatTTATGTCAAACGATTATTCTGACAAAATATTACATTCgaacttccaataagtatgcgagccgataaaGACCCCTGTGTGTATGTTCACTGTTGCGCTACACTAGTATCTTAATCATTGTCAATTACTAGGCTTTGCCCGTCATTAGTTTACCAGCACAGCTAGTCGGAATACCGTCCTTTGGTGCCACGGACTCCAGCAtggtgccatctagtgagagaACTAGGAACTGCATTGGCACTTTCGTTTCAAAACAATCCACTCGGTTTTTTCTCAGAAGTCTGGCGTtcaagttttcagtaaataaagTTCTACCAGGATGCctgaaatatgaataaattatttgctgGTTAcacttttacatattttttgtcgTTGACTTGGTTAAACAAGTCATTTAACTATCATGTACTTTTTacaaatgtcagtcaaaatatctttatttaatttagtataacaagtattatggatgtcaaaaaaaaaactaccagcGGGTCGGATTAACCTCTGTCGAGAAGAATCTCAAGCAAAGCAACAatctcaacgaggtatatatattttttaaacagatttacaattttGTTTAATGATTTAGGTACATCACAGGCATTTAacacaaactatttttttaagctaCAAGTACATTAAACTTATTGAAATGGTCTTATCAGGCCACTTCatttataaatatctaataGGAATCTGAATATTATGAATCCTTAATAGGTATAATAGTAAACAAAGGCTCACCTGCATTCCTCAACCTGGACTTTAATTTGGAATGTTTTGGTTTGAGCAACCATACGGATATTTTCGTTATTATCCTTTATCAAGTACAGATGTttcatctgaaataaaacaaagttttgCTTGAATGCATTCTCTTCCGATGTCTTTCTATTCATAAACCTCATCCTTACCGGACATAGCTCCTAAACACTTACTAatgtttttatgtatatatttctattccgaaataaagatatttgaatTGGAATAAACACAACAtttgggcatttttactttaaattatgctttatctttttttttcagaattaggtaattctgaGTTATTCTTACTCAGAATTACGAGCACTCTATTGATTGTACGAAGAAGAAAAAATGCCCGATTTTCCATAATTTTTATGTGTCCATTTCGTAACCACCTATATATAGGTAAAGtctatgaaaaaaaagtcacaaaactgacaaaaaccTTACAGACTTTTTTCTTGATTTTGAGAGACAAAGACGAAGATAACAACAActagtataatattaatatcaaaatCATAAATGTACTTACAGATTTGATCGGTCGGCAAGAAGCTACATCCTCTACATTTGCATCACTGCTTCGATTCTCCAATCCAGCATTTTGTTCAATGTCCAAtacctgaaataaataaaatgtgaatGATTTGCTGCTTCAAAGTTGATTATAATTATGTCACAAGATAACATAAAATAGTATAAAACGTTTACAAAACAAGACACATAATTAACAAAGTGATAGTTGTGACTATTTCATCGTTGATAAAAGTGATGTTAAACTTtataaaaacgaaaacaaacTGTACGTACGTAACATTTCATCTGATATAAAAAGATTGAAGGGCGGAGAAATCAGAGAACCGATTTTGGGAAATACATCTATGAAAAACTATGTTGAGTTAGAAATTTGAGCGGACTAGCAAAACATCACTATCTAAATAGTTGATTTTCACAACCAGTTAGAACTTTTATTTGAgcgttaagtttatttatacatatagatTTACACCACTTTCGAAAAGTATTTTTACAGGCATGAGATTGACATTTAGGTCAAAGCGAGcaacacaaaaaaaagaattgatGTCTTACCACACCCTCCAATAGTGCCTCAAAAAGTTCTGTAGGATAATTAGCCGGCATCGTCGCGCAATACGTCCTCCCTTCACATTCCGCTGGCCATTCGGTTATCTCTGTGAAAAACAGGAaaacaataattgaaatatgtaaGTGGGTACCTACAAGATGATGGCTGATTATGTTCACGGATTTTACACAAGACTGACCCCTTCCTCCTCGTCTCTTTGTGTGGATATACTtaactttatttacattaatgTCCTATTGTACCTCTAACATGTGTAAACTTCAAAAATATCGTCACTGCTTTGACAAATCTCGTATCTAACATCAATATGTCAATAAAATTGAACCTTTACATAATGTTCATTAAAGTTCTCTCAGAAAATTACCATTTTGAGGTacgactttttttaaagtagtgacgatatctaTTTACAACTTAAATTGatttgataattattataaccGATAACAATGGCGAGTAAACTGCTTCGTCAAAGAGATACATTGATCTCATTTCCTAAGTTACactataaatgtgaatgtaagtatatttgtttgtgTCTTACGTTTTCAagctaaataaaaagtaaagtcaaTCGATCGTAATGGAATTTGGAATGGAGATAGTTTTAGATCCTAAGAAGGTCATAAGTCATAGGATGTTTTTATCATAGAAAACTTTAAAGATAACGCAATGGTGCCAAAAATAGCTTTTATAACAGCCAATAaccaataaaaaatcaaaatttattataattaattacctggAGGAGCAGGCATTGCGTGATTCACTGGTAAACCCGAGAAGAACATCATCTGTAAtataatgtaacaaaataatcattttttttataatatcaaaaatcttaggtatgtacagtcgaacaaagtgacctttttaatcaatttcactaagaTTTCCCACATAAGTTCCACCCTGgcacatgattcagtttgtaaGACTGTACTTAACTAAGGTACAAAATTCAATCGTTATTTgcacaagcttttattatattacaatatCGGTtcgatataaataataaataaataaatatcatgggacacttgacaccaataattgacctagtcccaaactaaaataaaatcttaaagtCAGATCTTAAGTATGATAATCAAATCTTATGTGGAGTATACGTAATCAATCAGTAGTACTCGCAAGTGTACGCAATCGCATACATTTTAGTCCGAAATGTGCTACTAGCGTTACTATTGAATTtcgtacattattatttttattgtaaatgtatTGACGGTGCAAGTACACTCGATCAATTCTTGCTTCTACAAAAATAGGCCaccattaaactttttttatcacaacaatatttacaagttgaattaaaaatatatttttttataaaattgaaacTTACCGCGACCGCAAAAACTAAAGCAgaagacattttgagaaatgtTTTAGAGTTAAtctgaataaaattattttaaattagtttcaTATGCTAACTGTACGTCTGTAGTTTATAAAGCTATAAGTTATACTAATAATCTGTCCAGCTTACGCATATTTATATATGAATTTCCTCATCAACACGTcatatatttgttaaaattaaaactcttTTAAGCTAAAGTTTTCATACGAacatcaaaaaagtatgaaataataaaaaaaaaaaaaaaaaaaacccgactgcataaaattttgaaagagTCTCCACTATATTGAAGTTACTCAATTAGTTGTAAAGATACTTAACTGAGTTCCAGACTTCTAgatatgtttttctttttagtttttatttatggaGTCACTTTTTAATTAGATTTTGTGTGTATAGCCAGTTCCAGTTGTTTATAGACTGTGGTTATTACTTTCAATAGCTTGAATCCAGCAGACCAGCAAACCCCGTGTACCAATTTGTTATCACTGTATTAGCTAACTACctattgataaatatttaatgtacttttgTTGTGATAataaacccccgactttgtcacttcagttcaatatctcaaaaacagctaaaccgattttaatgaaacattgctagaaaacctgatttcacattaaaaaaaaccctcattcaaatcggtccacccgtttaagagctacggtgtcgcagacagacacacatagcggtcaaacttataacacaccttTTTTTGTGTCGCGGGttaaaaaatcaatcttattttaattattgttttcatttcATATCTTGACATTCctggtgttttattttttgtacctacatttaatCTTATTTGTGGGATCCTTGCTTTTGGCCGAAAATATTTTCCCAAATTATTCATTTCTCGACTGTTTCATAATAGACGaacaatttttttctgaaactgtacagtcaccagcattaatatctgccacagcggagcgtgcaaaaatatctgacacgtccttccggctctagaaatagagtcgtatcagatatttatgcacgcttgtcgtgtcagatattggtgctggtgactgtacagtttcagaaaaaaattgttCGTCTATTATGAAACAGTCGAGAAATGAATAATTTGGGAAAATATTTTCGATGAATAATTAGAAAACCGTTATTTACTTTACCTTTAAAGActtcaatataaattttaataacttcaCCTTCATCtaaattatgatgtaaaattatattgaataaatgaataaacacaactaaaaaatatgtaacagtctttgaaaattttccgggataaatccGGATCCGGAATAAAATCGTATGTCCTTTCTTTGTTCCCAAAGAAATCTCCGTACAAAatctcatcaaaatcggttccgcggtttaagcgtaaagaaaaaaatcagaaacaGACATAGATTAGGTATGGTATTATACCTATTAGTAATTATTTTGGCTATGCAAATCGTTGCGTGCATCCTTGTCAATTGTGTCCATTTAATTCCTCAAACTCGTGTTCTTGACGTATGCGGAAAATATATCCCTTTATTACATGTAATTTCAATGACGCAGTTATGtgacataatttatttcagcCACATTAGAAAccttttatatttgtaaatatcaccaaaaattaaattaggataatttttaaaactcTCAAATGATATTAATAAtggtctaaagcaaaataatacttacttttTGAGTAATAATGACTACAATGAGTAATTTATGAGAACCAGGGCGCTTTACGGCGGTCCATATCATTGAACCTCCCCCCACCCCCTCTAAAAGTTAAACTGTTGGTTTGATAAtgttgtaaaaaataatgacgggaggaaatatatcaaattaacgagtaaaactataacggcacGGTAGGTACACCAAAAACATAGTACACCAGATATTATGACTATGTCAGCCTGGAGATCTCTATACATGCAAAATCTATGCGAGAATCACCTTTATcacaatgatttatttttattttgttttatttattttatccacTTAGGTATCCATAAttatcattgattttttttataaaaaatcatttagAGACATTGAAGAGGGCTCGTAATTATACCGCACAACAAGAGCGTCACTTCGAGCAATTGttgtaaacaaaaaaagtacttccttaaaaaataaatgttagatttattaaatgatattgtaacggatcactcacgtcttaaaccgagttaagcatgacatgtttcgggctatttcgtagcccttcttctctggagcacgcgactcggcggctgccgcaacacgcacactagtTCCCACGTAGTActacgcacacacgcacgcacacacgtagtacgtagtgtgcgtgttgcggcagctgccgagtcgcgtgctcctaagaagggctacgaaatagcccgaaacatgtcgagctaaactcggtttaagacgtgagttatccgttacaatatcatcaTGCCGCGCATTCgggtcgtgcggtccctctgacacttatactacttaatacgagagcgagagggacggtacgatacgaacttcgagtttcgagtttcgtagtggccCTGCTGGTTAAAGCCGAATTCACGGTGGATGTGGGTAGCCTCTAACCCAGGGATGCTCAGACTTATCCGGACCAGGGACCACTCGGACAGGTTTTAAAGCAAATAACAGCATCAAATAACCACTGAAACTATCATAATTTTGCAATTTCTATTAGGTCGCTGGCGGGCCGCGGTTTGTGCATCCCTGctctaaccgaagcaactatgatgatgatgatgatgatactataCTAGTATTACCAACTAATTGATAGGTATCGTCAACTTCTTTAATTATAGGAAAAAAGAccggacaagagcgtgtcgcGCAAAATagcgttccgtagccattacgaagaaattcagtaatatttttctaaggatttcgtattttatacggaatcttccaagtttaggtatattttataccttaggctgctatttacctacttattaactactaataattctcaagcaaacttagccgttatagttttccttgaaagtttgatatacttactaccatcctgaattttttcaaatgtttccacccaccgctttagattttagagggggggggggcatctcgattttaaagaaaatttgcactttaaagttaaatatttcgcaaacaaatcactgaatcgaaaaatcggtttagcaaactcctaatagttttaaaagacttatccaacaataccccatactatagggttggatgagaaaaaaaacaccccactttacgtctatgggaggtacctagcctaaaacatttttttttaatttttgattgtaccattttgtcggcatagtttacatatatattcgtgcactattacagctttctagcattgatagtccctgagcaaagccccggacggacagacagacagacagacatggcgaatttataaggattccgtttttgccattttggctccggaagcCTAAAAACtgttatgtaattttatatGATACCTAATATTACATAAAACATTTCAAAATGCATTCTATGACGTTAAAAGGATTTTCCTGAAACAGATTTTTGTTATCACTAGTGCGTGGCGTAAGAGGAAAAGGGAGTTTTTGCGGCTAGGAGACTCGGTAGTGTATTTTGTTAAGTCGAGCTTTATTTGTAATCCGTTCATAAAAGATCCAATAAGCCAAGATAGATTACATCTGGACCCAATCAAAACATAgtactaaatttcaaaaatcaaacagttttttcatgcaaattaaCTTAATACATACACACTTTGAACAAACCTTGTCCTAAcagtacaaaacaaaaatcgattaagaattgttttttttatcgttttgtttattttcttgttCACAACTAGACATGAGTTATGTTTAGAAACAATAGACGTGGACTGTTCAAAGTGACCGAAGACCCCAAAATACTGAATTGACGAAGTCCTTCGTAATTACTGTAGTACCTACTGTGTtcctatattttttatgtcaccCTGACAGGTCACATTAGCTGTGGTTGATCGAATCTCGTAATTTTGTGCGGAAGGCAACTTAAACAAGTTCAGGCTCTGACGCAGTGAAATCACAAATTTTACGTACTTGGCTTACTTTTTTactacatttatttatgttatataaataatacgGTATATTATGCATTAATAGTCAAGCCAGTTTCTTGCTTGTAAAGAGACGTGTAATTAATAAACactaatttaaaatagtttggaaataaaaatagaataataaaagCTTAGAAATGTATTCGGTATTGGCTTTCGGGATTGCAGTAAGTTAACTTTAATataagtttgagaaaaaaaacttgccGACGCTACGTGATGATAACATTgtctttttatatatttacccAATTGTGGACTAAAATGATCACTGGAATGTatctaaaatattgtaaatacctACACAGCTTTTAACTCTATTTTAGTGTTCTACCTCGAATTATCATTTTTGTtaatgacatttttttaagcaatattttaatatattaatattaaaaaaccggtcaaatgCGAATCAGACCCacacaccgagggttccgtacaaatttttgtactgatttgtgttccgttttttttccttttaagatatcctttaaaataacacaatataataattatttttcagttgTTTGTTACATTAAATTCATAATAACAAGCACAATAAATAACTCTACATTATTTTACAGACAATCTTCCTCGTGGGTGTACCAGTGAATCATGCAATGCCTTCTCCGCCAGGTAAATATCCTGATTTTTACCAAGATCTAATCACCAAGCACGGGAATACGCAAGGGGAGGCAGAGGGGACAGCAGTCCTTCtgaaagttaattaaattaaaattcttaaattgcactaaaaacaaaaagagtactgTCAGAGAAAAAAGTAGTATGCGGATACTTACGTTACGTTACCACATAGGTAGTTTTATAATAGTAATGGTTTTTTAATTCAGTAGTATTATGTGCCACTAGTGCTTACCTACGGCTGCACACTAAACCATtaaatccagcagttgaatcgaaattccgCGATTTCACCAAATTCCCAAGGTAACTCCCAAAAAGAATATCGTAGTCTTCATTGACGCTTCACTTAAAACTGTGCGTCATGAATCTATCTAAAactagcggttgagatttcgagattttatccctatttcgTTGGAatctcgggataaaaagtagtcttaTGTTATTACAGATCTCTaactctacataccaaatttcattcgtATCCGTCAAGCTGTTTTATCGTGAAGAAGTAACATACACAAAGTTGTACTTTCTCAAACAATcgcttttataattattatagtagGATGTGTAGAGGGGGAGGGAGGAAGTTAAGAATTTTTACCAAAAGACATCGAAAGACACCCTCCAGATTATATAGGAAAATATATTCAACGCGGAAACGCTGCCTGTCCTCTGGGAACTTTGCCGTCGACTGTCATTTTTTGGTTTTGATTGTTAATTAGTTGCTCTGCAATGTATAGATTGAAATTATATTCTAATTCTTATTTTCTTGCTTTTGTAGAGATAACCAAATGGCCGGTAGAGTGCGAAGGGAAGAcgtattgtacaaaaaaacctGACAACTATCCAGAAAAATTTTTTGAAGAACTTTTGAACACTAAGCATGAGGTAAGAACCAATGTCACattcagtttttaataatttacgtCTTGAAAAATAATCATGTACTGTTAGTTGCTCTTTCTAAAACTATAGCGCTAACTTCTGTAGATTTTCTTAAAACAAAACAGATCAAAGTTTAGGTAACTgttttacttgattttttattattaaattaacttaccTTTTAGTATTTCTTTATGACCTCAAAACCCcacgttttttttctattttggtgtcttttgagaaaaatgtattgtaggtacattttgaaaCAGTACTAAatagcggcaaaaaatctggccctcaaatgtatgcagaaccggtaattttgtatgaagcgtgggccaaattttgtgccgctgggtatatattaaaatttgacaaagtacCTACCAATTGAGCTAGTATATGTTTTGGGAGTGTAAGTTAAGATGAAGGTGTGCTTTTTGAGCAAATGCAAATTCTTGTGTGTTTTACGATCCATAGACGATTTGGAGATCTAcaggttattttttgttttagacGGCCATGGTCATTGAAAGAAGTGGAGGCATGGAGAACAGAAGTGGCGAACAAGACGTAGGCTCTTGTCATTCCAGAAGAAGCGTTAGTATGCACTTCTCaagtttttaactttattattatgagaggcaaacgagcaagagggttatctgatgggaaatgatcaccactgcccatgagtatCAA encodes:
- the LOC141427021 gene encoding uncharacterized protein isoform X1, encoding MSSALVFAVAMMFFSGLPVNHAMPAPPEITEWPAECEGRTYCATMPANYPTELFEALLEGVVLDIEQNAGLENRSSDANVEDVASCRPIKSMKHLYLIKDNNENIRMVAQTKTFQIKVQVEECRHPGRTLFTENLNARLLRKNRVDCFETKVPMQFLVLSLDGTMLESVAPKDGIPTSCAGKLMTGKA
- the LOC141427021 gene encoding uncharacterized protein isoform X2, whose translation is MMFFSGLPVNHAMPAPPEITEWPAECEGRTYCATMPANYPTELFEALLEGVVLDIEQNAGLENRSSDANVEDVASCRPIKSMKHLYLIKDNNENIRMVAQTKTFQIKVQVEECRHPGRTLFTENLNARLLRKNRVDCFETKVPMQFLVLSLDGTMLESVAPKDGIPTSCAGKLMTGKA